The Pseudomonas fluorescens nucleotide sequence CGCGCTCCGGCGTCCTGCTTGAGCGCAGTCGCCAGTGGCTGCAAGGCCAGGGCGTGGAAGTGGTGACTTTCCAGGTGCGGGATTTTCCGGCCGAAGACCTGCTCCATGCCCGCTTCGACAGCCCCAAGGTGCAGCACTTCCTGCAACTGGTGGAGCAGGCCGACGGCCTGGTGGTGGCCACCCCGGTGTACAAGGCCTCGTTTGCTGGCGCGCTGAAAACCCTGCTCGACCTGCTGCCCGAACGCGCCCTGAGCCACAAGGTGGTGCTGCCAATTGCAACGGGCGGCAGCATCGCCCATATGCTCGCCGTGGATTACGCGCTCAAGCCGGTGCTGTCGGCACTCAAGGCCGAGGAAACCCTGCAAGGGATCTTCGCCGACGACAGCCAGATCGCCTACGGCGAAGGCAGTGCCGCCGCGCAACTGGCGCCGGCCCTGGAGCAGCGTCTGCACGAATCGCTGGAACTGTTCCACCGTGCCCTGGCCCGTCGGCCCAAGCCGGTCGCGCCGGGCGTGTTGAATGAACGTCTGCTCAGTGCTCGCTGGAGCATCTGAGGCGTACCACCCGCTACCTGTAGTTCCCACCTTACTCGCCCGCCAACGGGCAAGCAGGTGCAGCCTGAACCCCAACAGCAAAGGAGAGCGCTATGCGCACTGTCATTTTGCGTCGTGGTCTGGTCGCTCTGTTTGCTGCGGCTGTGTCCTTCGGCGCCATTACTCAAGCCCAGGCCCAGAGCCTGCGTATCGGTTATCAGAAGTACGGCACCCTGGTGCTGCTCAAGGCCAAGGGCACGCTGGAGAAGCGTCTTGCCGCCCAAGGCGTGCAGGTGCAATGGACTGAATTCCCCGGTGGCCCGCAACTGCTCGAAGGCCTGAACGTCGGCTCAATCGACTTCGGCGTGACCGGCGAGACACCGCCAGTGTTCGCCCAGGCTGCGGGCGCCGATTTGCTGTATGTCGCCTACGAGCCGCCAGCACCGCACAGCGAAGCCATCCTGGTGCCCAAGGGTTCGCCGATCCAGTCGGTGAAGGAACTCAAGGGCAAGAAGGTCGCGCTGAACAAAGGCTCGAACGTTCACTACCTGCTGGTCCGCGCCCTGGAAGACGCCGGCCTCAAGTACAGCGATATCCAGCCGGTATTCCTGCCGCCCGCCGATGCCCGCGCCGCCTTCGAGCGTGGCAGCGTCGATGCCTGGGTAATCTGGGACCCGTACCAGGCTGCTGCCGAACAGCAGCTGCAGGCCCGCACCCTGCGCGATGGCCAGGGCATCGTCGACAACCATCAGTTCTACCTGGCGACCAAGCCCTACGCACAGCAGCACCCGCAAGTGATCAGCACGCTGGTCGATGAAGTGCGCGCGGTGGGCGAGTGGTCCAAGGCCAATCCGCAGGAAGTCACCGACCAGGTCGCGCCGCTGCTCGGCCTGCCGGCTGACATCACCCTGACCTCGGTCAAGCGCCAGGGCTATGGCGCCGCCTTCCTCACCCCGGAGGTGATCGCTGCCCAGCAGAAGATCGCCGACACCTTCAAGACGCTCAAGCTGATTCCCAAGCCGTTGAGCATCAAGGATGTGATCTGGACCCCGCCGGCCAAGGTCGCCAGCGCCCCTTGACGATTTGCCCGCGCCGGGGCGCCGCCCCGGTCTGCGCCACCCCTAGGAGACAACTCCAATGAGCCTCAACGTATTCTGGTTTCTTCCGACCCATGGCGACGGCCATTACCTTGGCACCGCCGAAGGCGCGCGTGCCGTTGATCACGGCTACCTGCAGCAGATAGCCCAGGCCGCCGACCGCTTGGGTTTTGGCGGGGTGCTGATTCCCACCGGGCGCTCCTGCGAGGACTCCTGGCTGGTCGCCGCGTCGCTGATACCGGTGACCCAACGCCTGAAGTTCCTGGTCGCCCTGCGCCCGGGGATCATCTCGCCGACCGTGGCGGCGCGTCAGGCCGCGACTCTGGATCGTCTTTCCGGTGGCCGTGCCTTGTTCAACCTGGTCACCGGCGGTGATCCAGAGGAGCTATCCGGTGACGGTCTGTTCCTCAGCCACGAAGAACGCTACCAGGCCTCGGTGGAGTTCACCCGTATCTGGCGTCGGGTGCTGGAAGGCGAAACCGTCGACTACGACGGCCAGCATATTCAGGTCAAAGGCGCCAAGTTGCTCTATCCGCCGATCCAGCAGCCGCGTCCGCCGCTTTACTTTGGCGGCTCTTCGGAAGCGGCCCAGGATCTGGCAGCCGAACAGGTCGAGCTGTACCTGACCTGGGGCGAGCCGCCAGCGGCGGTGGCCGAGAAGATCGAGCAGGTGCGCGCCAAGGCCGCCAAGCAGGGTCGCACTGTGCGCTTCGGCATCCGCCTGCATGTAATCGTGCGTGAGACCAACGCCGAAGCCTGGCAGGCCGCCGAGCGCCTGATCTCGCACCTGGACGACGACACCATTGCCCGCGCCCAGGCCTCGCTGGCGCGCTTCGATTCGGTCGGCCAGCAACGCATGGCCGCGCTGCATGGCGGCAACCGCGACAACCTGGAAGTCAGCCCCAATCTCTGGGCCGGTGTCGGCCTGGTGCGTGGCGGTGCCGGCACGGCGCTGGTCGGCGACGGCCCGACCGTGGCCGAACGGGTCAAGGAATACGCGGCGCTGGGCATCGACACCTTCATCTTCTCCGGTTATCCACACCTGGAAGAGTCGTACCGGGTCGCCGAGCTGCTGTTCCCGCACTTGGACGTGGAGCGCCCGCAGCTGCCACAAAGCGGTGGCTACGTGAGCCCGTTCGGCGAGATGGTCGCCAACGACATCCTGCCTAAACCCTCGGCGCAGCGCTGAGGGCCGGGCCATGAGTCGTAAATCCACTCCCTGGCAGCAACGCCTGGCGCCCTGGGCGCTGCCGTTGCTGTTGTTGGCGGTCTGGCAACTGGCAGTCAGCGTCGGCTGGCTGTCGACGCGGATCCTGCCGGCGCCGAGCGCGGTATTGAGCGCCGGCGTCGAGCTGGTACGCAGCGGCGAGATCTGGACCCACCTGGCAATCAGTGGCTGGCGGGCAGCCGTCGGCTTTGTGATCGGCGGGGCCATCGGCCTGGCGTTGGGCTTTATCACCGGCCTGTCGAAATGGGGCGAACGCCTGCTCGACAGTTCCGTGCAGATGATCCGCAACGTGCCGCACCTGGCGCTGATCCCTCTGGTGATCCTGTGGTTCGGCATCGACGAGTCGGCGAAGATTTTCCTGGTGGCCCTGGGCACCCTGTTCCCGATCTACCTGAACACCTATCACGGCATCCGCAACGTCGATCCGGCCCTGGTGGAAATGGCCCGCAGCTATGGTCTGTCCGGCTTCGAGCTGTTCCGCCAAGTGATTCTGCCGGGCGCCTTGCCGTCGATTCTGGTCGGCGTGCGCTTTGCCCTTGGCTTCATGTGGCTGACCTTGATCGTCGCCGAAACCATTTCGGCCAACGCCGGTATCGGCTACCTGGCAATGAATGCCCGTGAGTTTCTGCAGACCGATGTGGTGGTGCTGGCCATCGTCCTCTACGCGGTGCTCGGTAAGCTTGCCGACCTGGCCGCACGCGGCCTTGAGCGAGTCTGGCTGCGCTGGCACCCGGCCTACCAACCGAGCAGGGGAGAGGGCGCATGACCATCCTCAAGGAAACGCCACCACGGCTGCTGCGCGGGATTCCGCTGGCGGCGCAGAACCTGCAGAAGACTTTCGGCCAGCGTCAGGTGCTGCGTGATATCGACCTGCACATTCCGGCCGGGCAGTTCGTCGCCATTGTCGGGCGCAGCGGCTGCGGCAAGAGCACCTTGCTGCGCTTGCTCGCCGGGCTCGACCAACCCAGTGGCGGCGAGCTGCTGGCGGGTTCTGCGCCGCTACGCGAAGCCCAGGAAGACACCCGCCTGATGTTCCAGGAAGCGCGTTTGCTGCCGTGGAAGAAGGTCATCGACAACGTTGGCCTGGGACTGTCTGGTAACTGGCGGGCACGGGCGCTGCAAGCGCTGGAGGCGGTCGGTCTGGCCGAGCGTGCCAATGAATGGCCGGCGGCCTTGTCGGGCGGCCAGAAGCAGCGCGTGGCCCTGGCCCGTGCACTGATCCACCAGCCACGCCTGTTGCTGCTCGATGAGCCGCTGGGCGCGCTGGATGCCCTGACCCGTATCGAAATGCAGCAGTTGATCGAACGGCTGTGGCGCCAGCACGGCTTCACCGTGTTGCTGGTCACCCACGACGTCAGCGAAGCGGTGGCGGTTGCCGACCGGGTGATCCTCATCGAAGACGGCGAAGTAGGCCTGGACCTCAACGTCGACCTGCCACGCCCGCGGGTTCGCGGTTCACACCGCCTGGCCGCACTGGAAACCGAAGTTCTCAACCGGGTTCTGTCGATTCCGGGCACACCGCCGGAACCTGAACCTGTCGCACCTTTGCCGACGCAATTGCGTTGGGCTCTCTGACCTGTAAGGAACCAAGCAGATGACTATCAAAGCGATCAACGTACGCAACCAGTTCAAAGGCACCGTCAAGGAAATCCTCGAAGGCCCGGTACTGTCGGAAATCGACGTGCAGACCGCCTCGGGTATCGTCACTTCGGTGATCACCACCCGCTCGGTGCGCGAGCTGGAGCTGACCATTGGCAGTGAGGTGATTGCCTTTGTGAAGTCGACGGAAGTATCGATCGCCAAACTCTGAGTGAATTGGCAAGGCTGCGCCTTGCATCGCCGGCAACGCCGGCTCCCACAACAGCCCGGCACATGCCCACTGTGGGAGCCGGCGTTGCCGGCGATAGGGCCATCAGCGTTTAGGCAGAAACGGCGGCAAATACAGCCCCAGATACGCATCAAACACCCGCATGCCTTCCTCGGCTAAGCGCTGCGTGATCTGCCCATGCAACTGCACCGAGCGGGCGTACACCCGGTCACCCAGTTCCATGGCCAAGGCAAACACATCCACATCATCCGGCAACACCGGCAACTGGAAATGCTCGGCAAACAGCGTGTGCATCAGGTCGCCCAGCTCGATGTCGTGCTGGCGGTCAGCCTGGGTCACTTCGCTCAAGCCATGCTGGGCCAGGATCAACTGCCGCGCCGCCGCGTCTTCGTTGTAGATCACCAGCATGCGCTGCTCGACCAGGCGCGACAGGTCGTGCCAGGTGTTCAACGTCGCCCCATCAATCGGTGCTTCAAGGCAGGCGCGAAAGGCGCTGTGCACGTCGGCGGTGAGCGCTTCAAGCAGTGCCGGAACGCTGGCGAAGAAGTGATACACCGACGACGGTGGAATCTGCGCGCGTTCGGCCACGCTGTAGATCGACAGGCTGGCGACCCCTTCGCTGGCCAGCAGCGTGCGCGCCGCCTCGAGGATCGAATCGATCCTCGCCTGGCTGCGGGCACGGGGTTTGCGCGGGGTAACGGTGCGGGTCATGTCAGTTGCTGATCGCCAGGATGCTCGCCTGGTAAGCGCTGACGAACAGATCAAAATCAGCCTTGTCCTCTTCACGCTCAAGCGTGGCCTGGGCTTCCAGGGACTCACGCGCTGCGGTTTCGAAGCCTTGTTGCTGCTCGACCGGCAGGGCCTGGGCGCGGAAGAACTCGGCATGGGCCTGACTTTGGCGCAAGGCGAAGCGGCTGAAGCTTTCCTTGTGCTCGGTCATGCTCGCCAGCACCTGCGCCGAGGGCGTCAGGGAAGGGTCGCTGACCTTGGCTTGCTGCGCGTGCAGGGCCTTGGCGTGTTCGTCGCTGCCCTGGCTGCGGTCGAGCAGTTCGGCCAGTGGCGCGATGCGCTCGAGCAGTTCATCGGCCCATTGCTGGAGTTCGACCGGGTGGCCGTCACGCTGCAGTTCCAGGCCAGGACGGCGACCTTCCTTGACCACGCTGAGGAAGTTGCTGGTGCAGTTGGCGCATTCCTGGTTGCCCAGCAGCGGGCTGTCTTCCAGGGCGCAGAACAGCAGGAAGGCGTCGAGAAAGCGTGCTTCGGGCAGGTCGATACCGGTTGGCAGGAACGGGTTGATGTCCAGGCAACGCACTTCGACGTACTGGATACCACGGGCCACCAGCGCCTGGATCGGCCGCTCGCCGCTGTAGGTGACGCGCTTGGGGCGGATGTTGGAGTAGTACTCGTTTTCGATCTGCAGGATGTTGGTGTTCAGCTGAACCCACTCGCCATCCTTGTGCGTACCGATCTCGACATAGGGCGCGTACGGCGTGGCAACCGCCTTGCGCAGGCTGTCGGTGTAGCTGGACAGGTTGTTGTAGCACGGCGTCAGGCCGGCCTGGGCGTTGCTCTGGTAACCCAGGTCGCTCATGCGCAGGCTGGTGGCGTAGGGCAGGTACAGGGTGTCGGCGTCGAACTGCTCGAGCTGGTGCGGGCGGCCGCGCAAGAAGCCGGCATCCAGGGCCGGCGAGGCGCCGAACAGGTACATCAGCAGCCAGCTGTAGCGGCGGAAGTTGCG carries:
- the ssuE gene encoding NADPH-dependent FMN reductase; the encoded protein is MLVVSLGGSPSLRSRSGVLLERSRQWLQGQGVEVVTFQVRDFPAEDLLHARFDSPKVQHFLQLVEQADGLVVATPVYKASFAGALKTLLDLLPERALSHKVVLPIATGGSIAHMLAVDYALKPVLSALKAEETLQGIFADDSQIAYGEGSAAAQLAPALEQRLHESLELFHRALARRPKPVAPGVLNERLLSARWSI
- a CDS encoding sulfonate ABC transporter substrate-binding protein is translated as MRTVILRRGLVALFAAAVSFGAITQAQAQSLRIGYQKYGTLVLLKAKGTLEKRLAAQGVQVQWTEFPGGPQLLEGLNVGSIDFGVTGETPPVFAQAAGADLLYVAYEPPAPHSEAILVPKGSPIQSVKELKGKKVALNKGSNVHYLLVRALEDAGLKYSDIQPVFLPPADARAAFERGSVDAWVIWDPYQAAAEQQLQARTLRDGQGIVDNHQFYLATKPYAQQHPQVISTLVDEVRAVGEWSKANPQEVTDQVAPLLGLPADITLTSVKRQGYGAAFLTPEVIAAQQKIADTFKTLKLIPKPLSIKDVIWTPPAKVASAP
- the ssuD gene encoding FMNH2-dependent alkanesulfonate monooxygenase: MSLNVFWFLPTHGDGHYLGTAEGARAVDHGYLQQIAQAADRLGFGGVLIPTGRSCEDSWLVAASLIPVTQRLKFLVALRPGIISPTVAARQAATLDRLSGGRALFNLVTGGDPEELSGDGLFLSHEERYQASVEFTRIWRRVLEGETVDYDGQHIQVKGAKLLYPPIQQPRPPLYFGGSSEAAQDLAAEQVELYLTWGEPPAAVAEKIEQVRAKAAKQGRTVRFGIRLHVIVRETNAEAWQAAERLISHLDDDTIARAQASLARFDSVGQQRMAALHGGNRDNLEVSPNLWAGVGLVRGGAGTALVGDGPTVAERVKEYAALGIDTFIFSGYPHLEESYRVAELLFPHLDVERPQLPQSGGYVSPFGEMVANDILPKPSAQR
- the ssuC gene encoding aliphatic sulfonate ABC transporter permease SsuC, yielding MSRKSTPWQQRLAPWALPLLLLAVWQLAVSVGWLSTRILPAPSAVLSAGVELVRSGEIWTHLAISGWRAAVGFVIGGAIGLALGFITGLSKWGERLLDSSVQMIRNVPHLALIPLVILWFGIDESAKIFLVALGTLFPIYLNTYHGIRNVDPALVEMARSYGLSGFELFRQVILPGALPSILVGVRFALGFMWLTLIVAETISANAGIGYLAMNAREFLQTDVVVLAIVLYAVLGKLADLAARGLERVWLRWHPAYQPSRGEGA
- the ssuB gene encoding aliphatic sulfonates ABC transporter ATP-binding protein, with translation MTILKETPPRLLRGIPLAAQNLQKTFGQRQVLRDIDLHIPAGQFVAIVGRSGCGKSTLLRLLAGLDQPSGGELLAGSAPLREAQEDTRLMFQEARLLPWKKVIDNVGLGLSGNWRARALQALEAVGLAERANEWPAALSGGQKQRVALARALIHQPRLLLLDEPLGALDALTRIEMQQLIERLWRQHGFTVLLVTHDVSEAVAVADRVILIEDGEVGLDLNVDLPRPRVRGSHRLAALETEVLNRVLSIPGTPPEPEPVAPLPTQLRWAL
- a CDS encoding TOBE domain-containing protein, whose product is MTIKAINVRNQFKGTVKEILEGPVLSEIDVQTASGIVTSVITTRSVRELELTIGSEVIAFVKSTEVSIAKL
- a CDS encoding TetR/AcrR family transcriptional regulator yields the protein MTRTVTPRKPRARSQARIDSILEAARTLLASEGVASLSIYSVAERAQIPPSSVYHFFASVPALLEALTADVHSAFRACLEAPIDGATLNTWHDLSRLVEQRMLVIYNEDAAARQLILAQHGLSEVTQADRQHDIELGDLMHTLFAEHFQLPVLPDDVDVFALAMELGDRVYARSVQLHGQITQRLAEEGMRVFDAYLGLYLPPFLPKR
- the gshA gene encoding glutamate--cysteine ligase, whose protein sequence is MKESILSELLNRRLSLLGQGDNLSLLKQCLHGIERECLRVTEEGRLAQTPHPEALGAALTHEQITTDYSESLLEFITPALADPAQTLESLENIHRFAYTKLGNEFLWSPSMPCPLPAEEDIPIAWYGTSNIGQLKYVYRKGLALRYGRTMQCIAGIHYNFSLPEKLWPLLRAAENSSADDRDYQSSAYIALIRNFRRYSWLLMYLFGASPALDAGFLRGRPHQLEQFDADTLYLPYATSLRMSDLGYQSNAQAGLTPCYNNLSSYTDSLRKAVATPYAPYVEIGTHKDGEWVQLNTNILQIENEYYSNIRPKRVTYSGERPIQALVARGIQYVEVRCLDINPFLPTGIDLPEARFLDAFLLFCALEDSPLLGNQECANCTSNFLSVVKEGRRPGLELQRDGHPVELQQWADELLERIAPLAELLDRSQGSDEHAKALHAQQAKVSDPSLTPSAQVLASMTEHKESFSRFALRQSQAHAEFFRAQALPVEQQQGFETAARESLEAQATLEREEDKADFDLFVSAYQASILAISN